The Bicyclus anynana chromosome 4, ilBicAnyn1.1, whole genome shotgun sequence genome window below encodes:
- the LOC112055414 gene encoding exosome complex component RRP4 — MNENDINMTGHVSIRLASERVNHCVASSNDTPRFYTPGEVISGMQDFMRGHGTYVEDNCLKSSVAGVMQKVNKLICVRPLKSRYVGEIGDVVVGRVLEVQQRRWKVETNSRLDSILQLSSVNLPGGELRRRSAEDEQTMRKHLKEGDLISAEVQSVFADGSLSLHTRSLKYGKLSQGVLVKVFPSLIRRRKNHFHNLPCGVSVIIGNNGFIWLSPRLEEATIDENPDETKNNELQPVDSIDRETLARLKNCIAALVASKMMLDDSSIMFAYEESLKYEDVKELLDPEAMLDVAFMTQHRLNNLMDE, encoded by the exons ATGAACGAGAACGATATAAATATGACTGGTCATGTTTCTATAAGATTGGCGTCTGAGAGAGTTAATCATTGTGTAGCCTCAAGCAATGATACACCCAGGTTCTATACGCCGGGAGAGGTTATAAGTGGAATGCAGGATTTCATGCG TGGTCATGGAACATATGTAGAAGATAATTGTCTTAAATCTTCAGTGGCAGGTGTAATGCAAAAAGTGAACAAATTGATATGTGTACGACCATTGAAGAGTCGGTATGTAGGTGAAATTGGTGATGTAGTTGTCGGCAGAGTGCTTGAAGTGCAGCAGAGGAGGTGGAAAGTGGAAACTAATTCACGATTGGACTCAATATTGCAATTATCCTCCGTGAACTTGCCTGGTGGAGAACTG CGTCGCAGATCAGCTGAGGATGAGCAAACAATGAGGAAACATTTAAAAGAAGGAGATCTTATCAGTGCAGAAGTTCAAAGTGTGTTCGCTGATGGCTCATTGTCACTCCACACAAGAAGCTTGAAGTATGGCAAG TTATCGCAAGGAGTGTTAGTGAAGGTGTTCCCATCGTTGATCAGGCGCCGCAAGAACCACTTCCACAACCTGCCGTGCGGCGTCTCCGTCATCATCGGCAACAACGGCTTCATATGGCTCAGTCCGCGGCTAGAGGAAGCGACGATCGACGAGAATCCAGATGAGACAAAAAATAATGAGTTGCAG CCAGTCGATAGTATAGACAGAGAAACATTAGCAAGACTTAAGAACTGTATAGCAGCTCTCGTCGCTTCAAAAATGATGCTCGACGACTCTAGCATCATGTTTGCATACGAAGAGAGCCTGAAGTATGAGGATGTGAAGGAGCTGCTGGACCCGGAGGCTATGCTGGACGTGGCCTTTATGACACAGCACAGACTGAACAATCTAATGGACGAGTga